A window of the Zootoca vivipara chromosome 14, rZooViv1.1, whole genome shotgun sequence genome harbors these coding sequences:
- the CCPG1 gene encoding cell cycle progression protein 1 isoform X3: MSENSSDSDSSCGWTVINHEGSDVEAVASEYEALSGHVEPALDESPSLAQGDDEQEQPIDLQTEFGQADVSSMVVQSHFTSEATKPVPEDEKEKVTDESSCVGAISDDSDIVTLETPKVEEIGSPEEEEAVPADQAVPAPEVFNMGSSSSSQYTFCQPETVFLPHPSGEESSSDETSNRSSPTLRRRRAKKRLVSSSESEDVPPLEQETEQAKEHSHKHQFSSGLNRCIILALVIAVSMGFGHFYDKRENFLFQGTVQIQERQQLVEKTHEDELNGIKDNLIQCQQEQGMKAECKSLKEGLEMCLHTTEVEKKSFESQKHHLASENQHLRESLEREEKALALLQEELRKLREQIRHLENKGSGPELVATENQKLKAHLEEERHRVQSFVKQKETLLAEAQMLRRELDKERQLTVALREELDKLSSQQASPEGAGAGDESQEIEALRGRLTALEEKLSFEQQRSDLWEKLYVEVKDHVEKKEQTERPQKPDGKGTNKAKRKPKGTFFGSVKETFDAMKNSTKEFVRHHKEKIKQAKEAVKENLRKFSDSVKSTFRHFKDTTKNIFDEREKKKYSDSRHEANKKGKTGSSQEGLHKPEAHRSPGSQREFRDGRRSKESRSPPHFPKDPPFQECPKGNRKHRPLVLKGCSGIFDCAHQEFVNLFDKDLDPIRADEFNQLMHKYLQQEVKNFHHWRELEIFVNRFFRNGVFIHDQMLFTDFVNDVKDYLEDIKEYQRNSDGVFEDLDKYIYRYYFHYDHLPQHRPSHPARRAPFTHPHSPQQDRHAAKHQHRYKREGRWHKQGRSNGRHMANLEIELGQMPFDPKY; this comes from the exons ATGTCTGAAAACTCCAGTGACAGTGATTCATCTTGTGGCTGGACGGTCATCAATCATGAG gGCTCTGATGTTGAGGCTGTAGCATCTGAATATGAAGCTTTAAGTGGTCATGTGGAGCCAGCCTTGGATGAATCTCCATCTCTCGCACAAGGTGATGATGAGCAAGAGCAGCCCATCGACTTGCAAA CTGAATTTGGCCAGGCTGATGTGTCATCCATGGTAGTTCAAAGTCATTTTACCTCAGAGGCCACCAAGCCAGTTCCGGAG GATGAAAAAGAGAAAGTGACAGATGAAAGCTCCTGCGTGGGGGCAATTAGTGATGACTCTGACATTGTGACACTCGAGACACCGAAAGTAGAAGAAATTGGaagcccagaagaagaagaagctgtgccTGCTGATCAGGCTGTTCCTGCTCCTGAAGTTTTTAACATGGGCTCCTCTTCGAGCAGCCAGTACACCTTCTGCCAGCCAGAAACAG TCTTTCTGCCTCATCCCAGTGGCGAAGAATCAAGCAGCGACGAAACCAGCAATCGTTCTAGCCCCACCCTGAGGCGACGACGTGCGAAGAAGAGGTTGGTCTCAAGTTCTGAATCAGAGGATGTGCCACCTCTTGAACAGGAGACCGAACAGGCCAAAGAGCATTCGCACAAACATCAGTTCAGTAGTGGCCTTAATAGGTGCATTATCCTGGCACTGGTGATTGCTGTCAGCATGGGCTTCGGGCATTTTTATG ATAAAAGAGAAAATTTTCTGTTTCAAGGTACTGTTCAGATCCAAGAACGCCAGCAATTGGTTGAGAAAACTCATGAAGATGAACTGAATGGTATAAAGGATAATCTTATTCAGTGCCAACAAGAACAAGGCATGAAAGCagaatgtaag TCTCTAAAGGAAGGCCTTGAAATGTGCTTGCATACAACAGAAGTGGAAAAGAAATCCTTTGAATCTCAGAAGCATCATCTTGCTTCAGAAAACCAGCACCTGAGAGAATCtctagagagggaggaaaaagctTTGGCATTGCTGCAAGAAGAACTGAGAAAGCTGAGAGAGCAGATTCGGCACCTGGAGAACAAAGGTTCTGGCCCAGAGTTGGTTGCCACCGAGAATCAGAAGCTGAAAGCCCACCTGGAGGAGGAAAGGCATCGCGTGCAGAGTTTTGTGAAGCAAAAGGAGACTCTGTTGGCAGAGGCCCAGATGCTGCGAAGGGAACTGGACAAAGAGCGCCAGCTGACAGTGGCTCTCAGGGAAGAACTGGACAAGTTAAGTTCTCAGCAGGCGTCTCCTGAGGGGGCGGGTGCTGGCGATGAGAGCCAAGAAATAGAAGCTTTGCGGGGAAGGCTGACAGCGCTGGAGGAGAAGCTGAGCTTTGAGCAGCAGCGTTCTGATTTGTGGGAAAAGCTGTATGTTGAAGTCAAGGACCACGTCGAGAAGAAAGAGCAGACTGAGAGGCCGCAGAAGCCAGATGGGAAAGGAACCAACAAAGCCAAAAGGAAgccaaaaggaacattttttggTTCTGTGAAAGAAACTTTTGATGCCATGAAAAATTCAACCAAGGAATTTGTCCGACACCACAAAGAGAAAATTAAACAGGCCAAAGAAGCCGTGAAAGAGAACTTGAGGAAATTCTCAGATTCTGTGAAGTCCACCTTCAGGCACTTTAAGGACACAACAAAGAATATATTTGatgaaagggagaagaaaaagtaCAGTGACAGCAGGCATGAGGCgaacaaaaaagggaaaacaggCAGCTCCCAGGAAGGGTTACACAAGCCTGAGGCCCACCGCTCACCTGGCAGCCAGAGAGAGTTTAGAGATGGAAGGCGATCCAAAGAGAGCCGTTCCCCTCCGCACTTCCCCAAGGATCCTCCCTTCCAGGAATGCCCCAAAGGTAACAGAAAGCATCGCCCTCTTGTTCTCAAGGGATGTTCAGGCATCTTTGACTGTGCCCACCAGGAGTTTGTGAACCTCTTTGACAAAGACTTGGACCCAATTCGGGCAGATGAATTTAATCAATTAATGCACAAATATTTGCAGCAAGAAGTAAAGAACTTCCACCACTGGCGAGAACTGGAGATCTTTGTGAATAGGTTTTTCCGTAATGGCGTCTTTATACATGATCAGATGCTGTTCACGGACTTTGTTAATGATGTTAAGGATTACCTTGAAGACATAAAAGAATACCAGAGGAACAGTGATGGTGTATTTGAAGACCTGGATAAATATATCTACCGATACTACTTTCATTATGATCACTTGCCTCAGCACAGGCCAAG CCACCCTGCTAGGCGGGCTCCTTTCACGCACCCTCATAGTCCACAGCAGGACAGACATGCTGCAAAGCACCAGCATCGCTACAAAAGAGAAGGCCGGTGGCACAAGCAAGGGCGCAGCAACGGAAGACACATGGCAAATTTGGAGATAGAATTGGGCCAGATGCCCTTTGATCCAAAGTATTAA
- the CCPG1 gene encoding cell cycle progression protein 1 isoform X1 — MSENSSDSDSSCGWTVINHEGSDVEAVASEYEALSGHVEPALDESPSLAQGDDEQEQPIDLQTEFGQADVSSMVVQSHFTSEATKPVPEDEKEKVTDESSCVGAISDDSDIVTLETPKVEEIGSPEEEEAVPADQAVPAPEVFNMGSSSSSQYTFCQPETASWLEKLRKIPECISGWVFLPHPSGEESSSDETSNRSSPTLRRRRAKKRLVSSSESEDVPPLEQETEQAKEHSHKHQFSSGLNRCIILALVIAVSMGFGHFYDKRENFLFQGTVQIQERQQLVEKTHEDELNGIKDNLIQCQQEQGMKAECKSLKEGLEMCLHTTEVEKKSFESQKHHLASENQHLRESLEREEKALALLQEELRKLREQIRHLENKGSGPELVATENQKLKAHLEEERHRVQSFVKQKETLLAEAQMLRRELDKERQLTVALREELDKLSSQQASPEGAGAGDESQEIEALRGRLTALEEKLSFEQQRSDLWEKLYVEVKDHVEKKEQTERPQKPDGKGTNKAKRKPKGTFFGSVKETFDAMKNSTKEFVRHHKEKIKQAKEAVKENLRKFSDSVKSTFRHFKDTTKNIFDEREKKKYSDSRHEANKKGKTGSSQEGLHKPEAHRSPGSQREFRDGRRSKESRSPPHFPKDPPFQECPKGNRKHRPLVLKGCSGIFDCAHQEFVNLFDKDLDPIRADEFNQLMHKYLQQEVKNFHHWRELEIFVNRFFRNGVFIHDQMLFTDFVNDVKDYLEDIKEYQRNSDGVFEDLDKYIYRYYFHYDHLPQHRPSHPARRAPFTHPHSPQQDRHAAKHQHRYKREGRWHKQGRSNGRHMANLEIELGQMPFDPKY; from the exons ATGTCTGAAAACTCCAGTGACAGTGATTCATCTTGTGGCTGGACGGTCATCAATCATGAG gGCTCTGATGTTGAGGCTGTAGCATCTGAATATGAAGCTTTAAGTGGTCATGTGGAGCCAGCCTTGGATGAATCTCCATCTCTCGCACAAGGTGATGATGAGCAAGAGCAGCCCATCGACTTGCAAA CTGAATTTGGCCAGGCTGATGTGTCATCCATGGTAGTTCAAAGTCATTTTACCTCAGAGGCCACCAAGCCAGTTCCGGAG GATGAAAAAGAGAAAGTGACAGATGAAAGCTCCTGCGTGGGGGCAATTAGTGATGACTCTGACATTGTGACACTCGAGACACCGAAAGTAGAAGAAATTGGaagcccagaagaagaagaagctgtgccTGCTGATCAGGCTGTTCCTGCTCCTGAAGTTTTTAACATGGGCTCCTCTTCGAGCAGCCAGTACACCTTCTGCCAGCCAGAAACAG CCAGTTGGCTGGAGAAGCTCCGGAAGATCCCAGAGTGTATCAGTGGATGGG TCTTTCTGCCTCATCCCAGTGGCGAAGAATCAAGCAGCGACGAAACCAGCAATCGTTCTAGCCCCACCCTGAGGCGACGACGTGCGAAGAAGAGGTTGGTCTCAAGTTCTGAATCAGAGGATGTGCCACCTCTTGAACAGGAGACCGAACAGGCCAAAGAGCATTCGCACAAACATCAGTTCAGTAGTGGCCTTAATAGGTGCATTATCCTGGCACTGGTGATTGCTGTCAGCATGGGCTTCGGGCATTTTTATG ATAAAAGAGAAAATTTTCTGTTTCAAGGTACTGTTCAGATCCAAGAACGCCAGCAATTGGTTGAGAAAACTCATGAAGATGAACTGAATGGTATAAAGGATAATCTTATTCAGTGCCAACAAGAACAAGGCATGAAAGCagaatgtaag TCTCTAAAGGAAGGCCTTGAAATGTGCTTGCATACAACAGAAGTGGAAAAGAAATCCTTTGAATCTCAGAAGCATCATCTTGCTTCAGAAAACCAGCACCTGAGAGAATCtctagagagggaggaaaaagctTTGGCATTGCTGCAAGAAGAACTGAGAAAGCTGAGAGAGCAGATTCGGCACCTGGAGAACAAAGGTTCTGGCCCAGAGTTGGTTGCCACCGAGAATCAGAAGCTGAAAGCCCACCTGGAGGAGGAAAGGCATCGCGTGCAGAGTTTTGTGAAGCAAAAGGAGACTCTGTTGGCAGAGGCCCAGATGCTGCGAAGGGAACTGGACAAAGAGCGCCAGCTGACAGTGGCTCTCAGGGAAGAACTGGACAAGTTAAGTTCTCAGCAGGCGTCTCCTGAGGGGGCGGGTGCTGGCGATGAGAGCCAAGAAATAGAAGCTTTGCGGGGAAGGCTGACAGCGCTGGAGGAGAAGCTGAGCTTTGAGCAGCAGCGTTCTGATTTGTGGGAAAAGCTGTATGTTGAAGTCAAGGACCACGTCGAGAAGAAAGAGCAGACTGAGAGGCCGCAGAAGCCAGATGGGAAAGGAACCAACAAAGCCAAAAGGAAgccaaaaggaacattttttggTTCTGTGAAAGAAACTTTTGATGCCATGAAAAATTCAACCAAGGAATTTGTCCGACACCACAAAGAGAAAATTAAACAGGCCAAAGAAGCCGTGAAAGAGAACTTGAGGAAATTCTCAGATTCTGTGAAGTCCACCTTCAGGCACTTTAAGGACACAACAAAGAATATATTTGatgaaagggagaagaaaaagtaCAGTGACAGCAGGCATGAGGCgaacaaaaaagggaaaacaggCAGCTCCCAGGAAGGGTTACACAAGCCTGAGGCCCACCGCTCACCTGGCAGCCAGAGAGAGTTTAGAGATGGAAGGCGATCCAAAGAGAGCCGTTCCCCTCCGCACTTCCCCAAGGATCCTCCCTTCCAGGAATGCCCCAAAGGTAACAGAAAGCATCGCCCTCTTGTTCTCAAGGGATGTTCAGGCATCTTTGACTGTGCCCACCAGGAGTTTGTGAACCTCTTTGACAAAGACTTGGACCCAATTCGGGCAGATGAATTTAATCAATTAATGCACAAATATTTGCAGCAAGAAGTAAAGAACTTCCACCACTGGCGAGAACTGGAGATCTTTGTGAATAGGTTTTTCCGTAATGGCGTCTTTATACATGATCAGATGCTGTTCACGGACTTTGTTAATGATGTTAAGGATTACCTTGAAGACATAAAAGAATACCAGAGGAACAGTGATGGTGTATTTGAAGACCTGGATAAATATATCTACCGATACTACTTTCATTATGATCACTTGCCTCAGCACAGGCCAAG CCACCCTGCTAGGCGGGCTCCTTTCACGCACCCTCATAGTCCACAGCAGGACAGACATGCTGCAAAGCACCAGCATCGCTACAAAAGAGAAGGCCGGTGGCACAAGCAAGGGCGCAGCAACGGAAGACACATGGCAAATTTGGAGATAGAATTGGGCCAGATGCCCTTTGATCCAAAGTATTAA
- the CCPG1 gene encoding cell cycle progression protein 1 isoform X4: MSENSSDSDSSCGWTVINHEGSDVEAVASEYEALSGHVEPALDESPSLAQGDDEQEQPIDLQTEFGQADVSSMVVQSHFTSEATKPVPEDEKEKVTDESSCVGAISDDSDIVTLETPKVEEIGSPEEEEAVPADQAVPAPEVFNMGSSSSSQYTFCQPETVFLPHPSGEESSSDETSNRSSPTLRRRRAKKRLVSSSESEDVPPLEQETEQAKEHSHKHQFSSGLNRCIILALVIAVSMGFGHFYGTVQIQERQQLVEKTHEDELNGIKDNLIQCQQEQGMKAECKSLKEGLEMCLHTTEVEKKSFESQKHHLASENQHLRESLEREEKALALLQEELRKLREQIRHLENKGSGPELVATENQKLKAHLEEERHRVQSFVKQKETLLAEAQMLRRELDKERQLTVALREELDKLSSQQASPEGAGAGDESQEIEALRGRLTALEEKLSFEQQRSDLWEKLYVEVKDHVEKKEQTERPQKPDGKGTNKAKRKPKGTFFGSVKETFDAMKNSTKEFVRHHKEKIKQAKEAVKENLRKFSDSVKSTFRHFKDTTKNIFDEREKKKYSDSRHEANKKGKTGSSQEGLHKPEAHRSPGSQREFRDGRRSKESRSPPHFPKDPPFQECPKGNRKHRPLVLKGCSGIFDCAHQEFVNLFDKDLDPIRADEFNQLMHKYLQQEVKNFHHWRELEIFVNRFFRNGVFIHDQMLFTDFVNDVKDYLEDIKEYQRNSDGVFEDLDKYIYRYYFHYDHLPQHRPSHPARRAPFTHPHSPQQDRHAAKHQHRYKREGRWHKQGRSNGRHMANLEIELGQMPFDPKY; this comes from the exons ATGTCTGAAAACTCCAGTGACAGTGATTCATCTTGTGGCTGGACGGTCATCAATCATGAG gGCTCTGATGTTGAGGCTGTAGCATCTGAATATGAAGCTTTAAGTGGTCATGTGGAGCCAGCCTTGGATGAATCTCCATCTCTCGCACAAGGTGATGATGAGCAAGAGCAGCCCATCGACTTGCAAA CTGAATTTGGCCAGGCTGATGTGTCATCCATGGTAGTTCAAAGTCATTTTACCTCAGAGGCCACCAAGCCAGTTCCGGAG GATGAAAAAGAGAAAGTGACAGATGAAAGCTCCTGCGTGGGGGCAATTAGTGATGACTCTGACATTGTGACACTCGAGACACCGAAAGTAGAAGAAATTGGaagcccagaagaagaagaagctgtgccTGCTGATCAGGCTGTTCCTGCTCCTGAAGTTTTTAACATGGGCTCCTCTTCGAGCAGCCAGTACACCTTCTGCCAGCCAGAAACAG TCTTTCTGCCTCATCCCAGTGGCGAAGAATCAAGCAGCGACGAAACCAGCAATCGTTCTAGCCCCACCCTGAGGCGACGACGTGCGAAGAAGAGGTTGGTCTCAAGTTCTGAATCAGAGGATGTGCCACCTCTTGAACAGGAGACCGAACAGGCCAAAGAGCATTCGCACAAACATCAGTTCAGTAGTGGCCTTAATAGGTGCATTATCCTGGCACTGGTGATTGCTGTCAGCATGGGCTTCGGGCATTTTTATG GTACTGTTCAGATCCAAGAACGCCAGCAATTGGTTGAGAAAACTCATGAAGATGAACTGAATGGTATAAAGGATAATCTTATTCAGTGCCAACAAGAACAAGGCATGAAAGCagaatgtaag TCTCTAAAGGAAGGCCTTGAAATGTGCTTGCATACAACAGAAGTGGAAAAGAAATCCTTTGAATCTCAGAAGCATCATCTTGCTTCAGAAAACCAGCACCTGAGAGAATCtctagagagggaggaaaaagctTTGGCATTGCTGCAAGAAGAACTGAGAAAGCTGAGAGAGCAGATTCGGCACCTGGAGAACAAAGGTTCTGGCCCAGAGTTGGTTGCCACCGAGAATCAGAAGCTGAAAGCCCACCTGGAGGAGGAAAGGCATCGCGTGCAGAGTTTTGTGAAGCAAAAGGAGACTCTGTTGGCAGAGGCCCAGATGCTGCGAAGGGAACTGGACAAAGAGCGCCAGCTGACAGTGGCTCTCAGGGAAGAACTGGACAAGTTAAGTTCTCAGCAGGCGTCTCCTGAGGGGGCGGGTGCTGGCGATGAGAGCCAAGAAATAGAAGCTTTGCGGGGAAGGCTGACAGCGCTGGAGGAGAAGCTGAGCTTTGAGCAGCAGCGTTCTGATTTGTGGGAAAAGCTGTATGTTGAAGTCAAGGACCACGTCGAGAAGAAAGAGCAGACTGAGAGGCCGCAGAAGCCAGATGGGAAAGGAACCAACAAAGCCAAAAGGAAgccaaaaggaacattttttggTTCTGTGAAAGAAACTTTTGATGCCATGAAAAATTCAACCAAGGAATTTGTCCGACACCACAAAGAGAAAATTAAACAGGCCAAAGAAGCCGTGAAAGAGAACTTGAGGAAATTCTCAGATTCTGTGAAGTCCACCTTCAGGCACTTTAAGGACACAACAAAGAATATATTTGatgaaagggagaagaaaaagtaCAGTGACAGCAGGCATGAGGCgaacaaaaaagggaaaacaggCAGCTCCCAGGAAGGGTTACACAAGCCTGAGGCCCACCGCTCACCTGGCAGCCAGAGAGAGTTTAGAGATGGAAGGCGATCCAAAGAGAGCCGTTCCCCTCCGCACTTCCCCAAGGATCCTCCCTTCCAGGAATGCCCCAAAGGTAACAGAAAGCATCGCCCTCTTGTTCTCAAGGGATGTTCAGGCATCTTTGACTGTGCCCACCAGGAGTTTGTGAACCTCTTTGACAAAGACTTGGACCCAATTCGGGCAGATGAATTTAATCAATTAATGCACAAATATTTGCAGCAAGAAGTAAAGAACTTCCACCACTGGCGAGAACTGGAGATCTTTGTGAATAGGTTTTTCCGTAATGGCGTCTTTATACATGATCAGATGCTGTTCACGGACTTTGTTAATGATGTTAAGGATTACCTTGAAGACATAAAAGAATACCAGAGGAACAGTGATGGTGTATTTGAAGACCTGGATAAATATATCTACCGATACTACTTTCATTATGATCACTTGCCTCAGCACAGGCCAAG CCACCCTGCTAGGCGGGCTCCTTTCACGCACCCTCATAGTCCACAGCAGGACAGACATGCTGCAAAGCACCAGCATCGCTACAAAAGAGAAGGCCGGTGGCACAAGCAAGGGCGCAGCAACGGAAGACACATGGCAAATTTGGAGATAGAATTGGGCCAGATGCCCTTTGATCCAAAGTATTAA
- the CCPG1 gene encoding cell cycle progression protein 1 isoform X2: MSENSSDSDSSCGWTVINHEGSDVEAVASEYEALSGHVEPALDESPSLAQGDDEQEQPIDLQTEFGQADVSSMVVQSHFTSEATKPVPEDEKEKVTDESSCVGAISDDSDIVTLETPKVEEIGSPEEEEAVPADQAVPAPEVFNMGSSSSSQYTFCQPETASWLEKLRKIPECISGWVFLPHPSGEESSSDETSNRSSPTLRRRRAKKRLVSSSESEDVPPLEQETEQAKEHSHKHQFSSGLNRCIILALVIAVSMGFGHFYGTVQIQERQQLVEKTHEDELNGIKDNLIQCQQEQGMKAECKSLKEGLEMCLHTTEVEKKSFESQKHHLASENQHLRESLEREEKALALLQEELRKLREQIRHLENKGSGPELVATENQKLKAHLEEERHRVQSFVKQKETLLAEAQMLRRELDKERQLTVALREELDKLSSQQASPEGAGAGDESQEIEALRGRLTALEEKLSFEQQRSDLWEKLYVEVKDHVEKKEQTERPQKPDGKGTNKAKRKPKGTFFGSVKETFDAMKNSTKEFVRHHKEKIKQAKEAVKENLRKFSDSVKSTFRHFKDTTKNIFDEREKKKYSDSRHEANKKGKTGSSQEGLHKPEAHRSPGSQREFRDGRRSKESRSPPHFPKDPPFQECPKGNRKHRPLVLKGCSGIFDCAHQEFVNLFDKDLDPIRADEFNQLMHKYLQQEVKNFHHWRELEIFVNRFFRNGVFIHDQMLFTDFVNDVKDYLEDIKEYQRNSDGVFEDLDKYIYRYYFHYDHLPQHRPSHPARRAPFTHPHSPQQDRHAAKHQHRYKREGRWHKQGRSNGRHMANLEIELGQMPFDPKY; this comes from the exons ATGTCTGAAAACTCCAGTGACAGTGATTCATCTTGTGGCTGGACGGTCATCAATCATGAG gGCTCTGATGTTGAGGCTGTAGCATCTGAATATGAAGCTTTAAGTGGTCATGTGGAGCCAGCCTTGGATGAATCTCCATCTCTCGCACAAGGTGATGATGAGCAAGAGCAGCCCATCGACTTGCAAA CTGAATTTGGCCAGGCTGATGTGTCATCCATGGTAGTTCAAAGTCATTTTACCTCAGAGGCCACCAAGCCAGTTCCGGAG GATGAAAAAGAGAAAGTGACAGATGAAAGCTCCTGCGTGGGGGCAATTAGTGATGACTCTGACATTGTGACACTCGAGACACCGAAAGTAGAAGAAATTGGaagcccagaagaagaagaagctgtgccTGCTGATCAGGCTGTTCCTGCTCCTGAAGTTTTTAACATGGGCTCCTCTTCGAGCAGCCAGTACACCTTCTGCCAGCCAGAAACAG CCAGTTGGCTGGAGAAGCTCCGGAAGATCCCAGAGTGTATCAGTGGATGGG TCTTTCTGCCTCATCCCAGTGGCGAAGAATCAAGCAGCGACGAAACCAGCAATCGTTCTAGCCCCACCCTGAGGCGACGACGTGCGAAGAAGAGGTTGGTCTCAAGTTCTGAATCAGAGGATGTGCCACCTCTTGAACAGGAGACCGAACAGGCCAAAGAGCATTCGCACAAACATCAGTTCAGTAGTGGCCTTAATAGGTGCATTATCCTGGCACTGGTGATTGCTGTCAGCATGGGCTTCGGGCATTTTTATG GTACTGTTCAGATCCAAGAACGCCAGCAATTGGTTGAGAAAACTCATGAAGATGAACTGAATGGTATAAAGGATAATCTTATTCAGTGCCAACAAGAACAAGGCATGAAAGCagaatgtaag TCTCTAAAGGAAGGCCTTGAAATGTGCTTGCATACAACAGAAGTGGAAAAGAAATCCTTTGAATCTCAGAAGCATCATCTTGCTTCAGAAAACCAGCACCTGAGAGAATCtctagagagggaggaaaaagctTTGGCATTGCTGCAAGAAGAACTGAGAAAGCTGAGAGAGCAGATTCGGCACCTGGAGAACAAAGGTTCTGGCCCAGAGTTGGTTGCCACCGAGAATCAGAAGCTGAAAGCCCACCTGGAGGAGGAAAGGCATCGCGTGCAGAGTTTTGTGAAGCAAAAGGAGACTCTGTTGGCAGAGGCCCAGATGCTGCGAAGGGAACTGGACAAAGAGCGCCAGCTGACAGTGGCTCTCAGGGAAGAACTGGACAAGTTAAGTTCTCAGCAGGCGTCTCCTGAGGGGGCGGGTGCTGGCGATGAGAGCCAAGAAATAGAAGCTTTGCGGGGAAGGCTGACAGCGCTGGAGGAGAAGCTGAGCTTTGAGCAGCAGCGTTCTGATTTGTGGGAAAAGCTGTATGTTGAAGTCAAGGACCACGTCGAGAAGAAAGAGCAGACTGAGAGGCCGCAGAAGCCAGATGGGAAAGGAACCAACAAAGCCAAAAGGAAgccaaaaggaacattttttggTTCTGTGAAAGAAACTTTTGATGCCATGAAAAATTCAACCAAGGAATTTGTCCGACACCACAAAGAGAAAATTAAACAGGCCAAAGAAGCCGTGAAAGAGAACTTGAGGAAATTCTCAGATTCTGTGAAGTCCACCTTCAGGCACTTTAAGGACACAACAAAGAATATATTTGatgaaagggagaagaaaaagtaCAGTGACAGCAGGCATGAGGCgaacaaaaaagggaaaacaggCAGCTCCCAGGAAGGGTTACACAAGCCTGAGGCCCACCGCTCACCTGGCAGCCAGAGAGAGTTTAGAGATGGAAGGCGATCCAAAGAGAGCCGTTCCCCTCCGCACTTCCCCAAGGATCCTCCCTTCCAGGAATGCCCCAAAGGTAACAGAAAGCATCGCCCTCTTGTTCTCAAGGGATGTTCAGGCATCTTTGACTGTGCCCACCAGGAGTTTGTGAACCTCTTTGACAAAGACTTGGACCCAATTCGGGCAGATGAATTTAATCAATTAATGCACAAATATTTGCAGCAAGAAGTAAAGAACTTCCACCACTGGCGAGAACTGGAGATCTTTGTGAATAGGTTTTTCCGTAATGGCGTCTTTATACATGATCAGATGCTGTTCACGGACTTTGTTAATGATGTTAAGGATTACCTTGAAGACATAAAAGAATACCAGAGGAACAGTGATGGTGTATTTGAAGACCTGGATAAATATATCTACCGATACTACTTTCATTATGATCACTTGCCTCAGCACAGGCCAAG CCACCCTGCTAGGCGGGCTCCTTTCACGCACCCTCATAGTCCACAGCAGGACAGACATGCTGCAAAGCACCAGCATCGCTACAAAAGAGAAGGCCGGTGGCACAAGCAAGGGCGCAGCAACGGAAGACACATGGCAAATTTGGAGATAGAATTGGGCCAGATGCCCTTTGATCCAAAGTATTAA